The genome window GAGCCTTACGCTCGTGCTCGGTCTCGTTCTGACCGGCTGCGGCGGACAACCCACGGCTTCTCAGCAACCGGCCGGCGACAACAAAGCCGCTGGCGACAAAGTTAAGGTGGCTTTCGTGTACGTCGGACCTGTCGGTGACGCCGGCTACACCTACGCCCATGACCAAGGTCGCAAATACCTGGAAAAAGAAATGCCCAATGTGGAAACATCCATCGTGGAATCGGTGCCGGAAGGCGCTGACGCCGAGCGGGTGCTCACCGAACTGGCCACCAAAGGCAACAAGATCATCTTCGCCACCAGCTTCGGCTATATGGACTATGTGATCAAAGTGGCCCAGAAGTTCCCCGATGTGACGTTCCTCCATTGCTCCGGCTATAAAACCGCTCCCAACGTCGGTACATACTTCGGCCGCATCTACCAGGCTCGTTACCTCTCCGGTCTCGTCGCCGGCAAGCAGTCCAAGAGCAATGTCATCGGCTATGTGGCTGCCATGCCCATTCCGGAAGTCATCCGCGGCATCAACGCCTTCACCCTCGGTGTGCGGGAAGCCAACCCCAACGCCACTGTGAAGGTTGTCTGGACCAACACCTGGTATGATCCCGCCAAAGAAAAAGACGCCGCCAAGAGCCTTCTTGACGCCGGCGCCGACGTGATCGCCCAGCACCAGGACACCCCTGCGCCGATGCAAGCTGCTGAAGAAAAAGGCAAGTTCGGCGTCGGCTACAACACGGACATGAGCTCCTTCGCCCCGAAAGCTGTCCTGACCGGTCCCGTCTGGAACTGGGGTCCCTACTATGTGAAAACCGTCAAAGCTGTCGTGGACAAAACCTGGAAGTCGGAACAGTACTGGGGCCCCATGTCTGACAAGGTTGTTGACCTGGCTCCCTACGGTCCCATGGTGAGCGACGACGCCAAAGCCCTGGTCGCCAAGAAGAAAGAGTCCATCCTGAAAGGCGAATGGGACGTCTTCAATGGCCCGATCAAAGATCAATCCGGTCAGGTGAAAGTGCCGGAAGGTTCCAAGATGACCGACAAAGAAATGCTCGAGTTCAACTGGTTCGTTCAGGGTGTGGACGGAACCATTCCTAAGTAAATCATCACCTAACCGAACAGACGATTCGCTACCAGCCCTTTCTGGAAAACAAGCGATCCCAAAACAAAGAGTATTCATTTCAAACGACAGGTTTTCCCATCACGTAGGTGCCCAAGCATCAGAAGATGGTCGCCGTCCGCCGGTTTTCCGGCGGACGGCAAGCCGTTTGTCGGGGCTGATTTTGCAAACGACAACATAGGGTAGGGTGCATGCAATGGACTATATGGTCGAGATGATCGACATAACCAAACGATTCCCGGGGGTCCTGGCCAATGATCGGGTCAGCTTCGCCGTTCGCAAAGGGGAGATTCATGCCCTGCTCGGAGAGAACGGCGCGGGGAAGAGCACCCTCATGAACGTACTCACCGGCCTGTACCGCCCGGACGGCGGAGAGATCCGCATCAACGGACGGCCGGTGGAGCTCTTATCCCCCCGGGATGCCGTCTCACAGGGCATCGGCATGGTGCACCAGCACTTTAAGCTGGTCAAGCCCTTCACTGTATCGGAAAACATCCTGCTCGGTCTCAAGGGAGTCCGGCAGGTTTTTGACATTCGCGCCATCAACACACAGGTGGCGGCGGCCAGCGAAAAGTATGGCCTGCAAGTCGATCCCACGGCTCAGGTGTGGCAGCTTTCTGTCGGCGAGCAGCAACGGGTGGAGATCTTGAAGATCCTCTTCCGCGGCGCCGACATCATCATCCTCGATGAACCGACGGCCGTCTTGACACCCCAGGAAGCCGTCGAACTCTATCACACCCTGCGGCGCATGGCCGATGAGGGGAAGGCGATCATCGTCATCTCCCACAAGCTGAGCGAGGTGCTCGGAAACACGGACCGCATCACCGTCTTGCGGGGCGGACGCTCCGTCGGGACCGTCAACACGGCCGAGACAAACGAAACGGAACTGACGCGAATGATGGTCGGCCGGACCGTTATCCTGCGCACTGACAAAGCGCCCGCCAACCGGGGGGAGAAGATCCTCGAACTGGGAAATGTGTCGGCCCTCAACGACCGGGGGCTCCCGGCCATCAAATCGCTCTCCCTGGACATCTATGGCGGCGAGATCCTGGGCATCGCCGGTGTGGCCGGCAACGGCCAGCGGGAACTGGCCGAGGTGGTGGCCGGTCTGCGGACCATCGAAAGCGGTGTGAAAAAAATCGGCATTGCCGAGATGACCCAGGCGACGCCGAAGCAGATGATCGAGGCGGGCGTCAGCTACATCCCTGAAGACCGGCTCGGCACCGGACTGGCGCCGAACATGAACGCCGTTGAGAACTACCTCTTAAAAGGCGCCGGTGACACCTCTCCGGTGATTCATTGGAAAAAAGCCACCGAGGAGACGGAAGACATCATCAAACGGTTCGATGTCAAGATCGCCAGCCTCAAAGATCCCGTCAAGATGCTTTCCGGGGGCAACCTGCAGAAACTCCTCCTGGGGCGCGAGATCTCCAACAACCCCCGTCTGATTGTGGCCATGTACCCCATGCGCGGCCTTGACGTGGGCGCCATGGAGACGATCCGCAACCTCCTGGTGGCCCAGCGCGACGCCGGCGTCGCCGTCTTGCTCATCTCCGAGGAACTGGAAGAACTGTTCGCCCTGTCCGATCGCATCGCCGTCCTCCATGGCGGAGAGGTCATGGGCGTCGTTGACCCGAGGGAAGCTACCATCGAAGCCGTTGGCATGATGATGGCCGGCGAGCGGATGAATGCGACAGCAGACGCAGAAGGCGCAGGGGGGAAGGTGAATGGCGATGCATCCTAACACCGCAGAAAAACAAGGATTCACCGGGCGCTTCCGCTTTGCCGACTGGCGTTTTGAAAAGCGGGCCAACAACTCTACGACGGTGCTGGTTCTCGTCCCGATCCTGTCCATCGTCGTCGGTCTGCTGTTTTCCGCCCTCTTTATCGCCGCCACCGGCAAAGAACCCCTGAAGGTCTACGCGCTGATGCTCGACGGCGCCTTCGGCTCCACCTATGGCATCTCGGAAACGGTTGTCAAGGCCATCCCGCTCATGCTCTGCAGCCTCGCCGTTTCCATCGCCTTTCGCATGCAGTTGTGGAACATCGGCGCCGAAGGACAACTGTACATGGGCGCATTTGGCGCCAGTTGGGTCGCCCTCAACCACCCCGACTGGCCGGCTTTCGCGCTGTTGCCCGCCATGGCCATCGTCGGAATGGCCTTGGGCGGCCTTTGGGGCCTCCTGCCGGCCATTCCGCGCGCCTACATGAAGGTGAACGAAACGATCACCACCCTGTTGATGAACTACATCGCCATCCTTTGGGTCGATTACTTCGTTTACGGTCCCTGGAAAGACCCGAACGGTTTCAACTTCCCCATCACGGCGCCCTTTTCGGCAAGCGCCATCCTGCCGGCCTTCGGCACAAGCCGCATCCATACGGGCTTGCTGTTAGCGCTGATCACGGCGGGCATCCTCTACTTTGTCCTGCGCCACACCCGTTGGGGCTTTGAGATCCGCGTCAGCGGCGAAAGCCCCTCGGCTGCTCGCTACGCCGGCATGAACCACATCAAAAACATCCTCGTCGTCATGTTCATCAGCGGCGCCTTGGCCGGCCTCGCCGGCATGACCGAGGTCTCCGGCATCACCCAGCGGCTCCAACACGGCATCTCACCGGGCTATGGCTACTCGGCCATCATCATCGCCTGGCTCGCCCGCCTGCACCCCTGGGCGATCGTCTTCGTCTCCTTCATCTTCGGCGGCCTGCTTGTCGGCGGCTACAGCATCCAGACGAGCGGCTTCCCGGCAGCGACCGTCTCCATGCTGCAGGGCGCCATCTTGTTCTTCGTCGTCGGCGGAGAAATCTTTGTCAACTATCGCCTGCGGACCGGCGGAAAGGAGGAGCGATAACCATGGAAACATCGATGTGGGTATCCCTCCTGGCCACCGGCGTCATCGCCGGCACGCCGATCCTCTTTGCTGCCCTCGGCGAGATCCTGACGGAACGAGCCGGCATCCTCAATTTGGGCGTCGAAGGCATGATGCTCGTCGGCGCCGTGACAGGCTTTCTCGTCACCTACAGCGCCCAGAACGAATGGGCCGGTCTGGCCATGGCCACCATCGCCGGCGGCCTGATGGCCTTTATCCATGCCTTTTTGTGCATCACCCTGCGGGCCAACCAGGTTGTCAGCGGCCTTGCCTTGACCATCTTCGGTTCCGGCCTCAGCGGCTACCTCGGCAAAAACCTGATCGGCGTGCCCCTGACCCACACCTTTAAACCGGTTCCCATCCCCGGTCTCAGCGAGATCCCTGTCATCGGCGAGATCCTCTTCAAGCACGACTTGCTCGTCTATTTCAGTTATGTCTTGATCGCCCTCATCTGGTTTTTCCTCTTCCGGACGAAGGCCGGTCTGGAACTGCGGGCCGTCGGGGAAAACCCTGCCGCCGCCGACGCCGCCGGCCTCAACGTCTTCGCCACCCGCTACGCCTGCGTCATCGCAGGCGGCATGCTGGCGGGCATCGCCGGCGCCTACCTGTCCCTGGCCTACGCGCCGTCCTGGCTGGAGAACATGACGGGCGGACGGGGCTGGATCGCGGTGGCACTGGTCATCTTCGGCATGTGGAATCCGGTGCGGGCCTTCTTTGGCAGCTTTTTCTTCGGCACCATCGATGTGCTCGGCTTCACCATGCAGACCCTGGGGATTCAGATCCCGTCCTTCTTCCTCAAGATGTTGCCCTATGTCTTCACCATCATCGTCCTCATCGTCGTCACCCGGGAGACGAAGACGCGCCGTGTCGCCTCGCCGGAGGCGTTGGGCCTGTCCTACAACCGGGAGGAGCGATGAGGTTCACCCACTTCTAAGAAAAACGAGGTGGATCCCATGTCCAGCATCGTCATCAAAAACGCCGCTATTGTCACCATGAACGCCCAGCGAGACATTGTCGAGGGTGAACTGTGGATCCGTGATGGAGTGATTGCGGCGATTCGCCCCGGCAACGCGCAGGCGGAGAACCCTGCCGCGCCTGAGCGCTTTCCTCAACAGGACCTGCCGATCGAACCATCCTTCAGGGCTGATCAGGTTATCGATGCCCGAGGACGGCTGATCATCCCCGGCATCATCCAGGGCCACATCCATCTCTGCCAGACCCTTTTCCGGGGCCAAGCCGATGATCTGGAACTGCTTGACTGGCTGAAACTGCGCATCTGGCCTCTCGAAGGCGCTCATGACGCCGAATCCCTCTACACGTCGGCCCGCCTGGGCATCGGCGAGATGTTCCGCTGCGGCACGACAGCCATCATCGACATGGCCACCGTCCACCACACCGAGTCGGTCTTCCAGGCCATCGTCGACTCAGGCATGCGCGCCTTGAGCGGAAAATGCATGATGGACTGGGGTCAAGACGTTCCCGCCACCTTGATGGAAAAGCGGGAAGCGTCGATTCGCGAGAGCGTCGATCTCTTGGAAAAGTGGCACGGCAAAGGCGATGGACGGCTTCGCTACGCCTTTGCGCCCCGTTTCGCCGTTTCTTGCAGCGAGGAACTGCTTCTGGAAGTGGGCGATCAGGCCCGGCGTCACGGTGTCATGATCCACACCCATGCCTCGGAAAACCGCGGCGAGATCGCCCTGGTGCAGGAAGAGCGGAAGATGCGCAATGTCAGCTACTTCGATCACCTGGGCATGGCTGATGAAAACCTGATCCTGGCCCACTGCATCTGGCTGGATGAAGATGAATTGGATCTCATCGAACGACGCCGCATCAAGGTGGCCCACTGCCCCTCCTGCAACCTGAAGTTGGGTTCCGGCATCGCCCCCATCCCGGAGATGCGCCGCCGGAACATCGCTGTCTCCATCGGCGCCGACGGCGCCCCTTGCAACAACAACCTTGATCCCTTTACAGAGATGCGCACCGCCGCCTTGATTCAGAAGGCGCTCCATGGACCGACAGCGATGCCGGCGCAGCAGGTCTTTGAACTGGCCACCCTCGGCGGCGCAGCGGTCATGGGCATGGCCGATCGAATCGGTTCTCTGGAAGTGGGCAAGCGCGCCGACCTGGCCATGATCGATCTCCACAAACTCCACTGCGCCCCCTTGGAAGGCGCCGACGTCTATGCCCAACTGGTCTATCAGGCCCGGGGGAGCGACGTCGTGTTGACCATGGTGGACGGCCAGATTGTCTATGAAGAGGGAAAACTGACGACGATCGATGAAACCACACTTCTCCGCGATGCCAGCCAGGCCATCAACCGTGTGGCGCGCAGGGCGGGCATTGTGCGGTGACTTCGCTCTGACTGTGCAGCAAAGGGACCTTATCCTGGCAAGGCAGTCGCCTGGCCAGGATACCGATTGCGCCGGAGGGTGATACAGTGAGGTTATCAGAGGCGCTGGGCATCGTGAGCCCGACGGTGCTGTCAGTCGTCGGGGCAGGCGGAAAGACGTCGCTCCTCATGGCGCTCAGCGACCAGTGGGAAGCTGAGCGAATCCCCTATGTATTGACGACGACGACCCGGATGGCATACGAACAGGTGGAACACCTGGCGCCCATCGTTGAGGAGGAGTTTCATTCGGGACTGCAGAAAGCGCTCTCCGATCTGGGGCGCTTTGGTCGCGCCGGCTGGTTCCGGTCCGTGAAGGATGGAAAGGTGCAAGGTATCCCGCCGGAATGGGTGGATCGTCTCTGTGATTACCGCTGTTCCTGGCATCTGTTGATCGAAGCGGATGGCGCGGCGGGCCGGCTGCTGAAAGCGCCTGCCGCCCATGAACCGGTGGTTCCGATGCGCAGCGATGTGACGGTCGGCGTTCTCCATCTCGACGCCATCGGCTGCCCCCTGGACACGACCATTGTCCACCGGCCCGGTCTTGTCCGTCCCATCGTCGGCAAGCCGAACGGGGCGCTGATTGAACCGGAAGACCTGGCAAAGCTGGCTCTTCACCGCAAGGGGATTTTTCAGGGCGCTGCCGGCAAAAAAATCCTCCTGCTATCCGGTGGTGTGACTGATCCTGCTGGTGACACGATGCAAAGGCAGTGGACGGAAGCGATTGTCGACCGGCTATGGAAGGATGGAAATGGCCGCATTGAACGGGTCATCCGGACAAAAGGATATGGAAGAGAAATGCGGGTATCGCGCCTTTACAGGCAACCATGACGAAGGCGGGAACCCCGTTTTCTCCTCTCTCGGGATTGCCGTGCTGGCGGCGGGGTTATCCCGGCGCATGGGTCAACCGAAGCTGCTCTTGCCGTTCCGGAGAAAACCGCTCCTGGCCCATGGTTTGGATCGGGTGAGGGAACTTCCCTGGGGGCAACGGCTTGCCGTTATCGGCGAACCGAAGGCAGCCCTCGATGAGCTTTGTGCCATCCGTGGGTTTCAAGCCCTCTTGAACGCGCAGCGGGCAGAGGGGCAAGCGACATCGGTAAGGTTGGCAGCAACCAACCTATCAGCCGATCTGACGGGCTATGTGTTTATGCCGGGTGATCAGCCCTTTATCGACCCCAATCTGCTCGTGGCGATGGCCGAGACGTTTGATCGGAGAAATGACACCAAAGCCATTATCGTCCCTCGAAACAGGGGGAGTTGGCGAAGCCCTGTTCTCTTTGGCGCCGGTTGGCGATCTGATTTGGCGATGTTGTCGGGGGACCAGGGGGGACGAGAGATCATCCGCAAACACCTCGACTGTGTCTGCGCCATCGATTGGGCCGATGATCGCGTTTTCATGGACATCGATACGTGGACGGAATATGAGTCCCTGTGCCGGGAATCAACGAATATTGAACAATAAAGCCCACTGCTGATTTGTAAGCGGTGGGCTTTTTCACATTGATAATTCTATTGGCACAATGAACGATGTAAATATTGATCGTAAACAGTAAATCAACATGACGGTAGGACGAAAGTCCCTTGATGAGACTATTTAGACATGGTAACCTTTCTTTAATAACGCAATTGGCAAGTCTACAAATAAACATATAGAATAACGATGTAAAATATTCATTAACAACAAAACTTATCAATGAATAAACTGATTAATACCGATGTTAATATTCTGTTAAATTCGCATCATCAGCCGTTGCCTTGGAGCCAATTCACACGTTTTTCAGTCTGATCGCATATCCTAGAAAGTACCTCGTTCTAAACGAGTGAAAATGCGATTCCCGCACATCATGGAAAAGGAGAGGTCTCTATGCAAAAACGCATCTTCTCTCGTCGTGAACCTGGCGCGATCGAAAAGGCGCTGTTTCACAGAGCCCAGAAGGACGTGAAGCAGGTTCTCTTTGGCTGGTTGGAAAAACGCCAGGAAAAACAAATCGCCGGCTCCCTGCGCATGCTTGGACAGTACTATGCCCAAGAGATGCAACGGAACCGGCTCCCCGGGTAAGTCGACGATAGGTCGACTTGCCGTGGATAGGGTGACGAAAGGTCGTCGAATGGTGTCGAATGGTCGTCCATAGGTTGACGATAGGTTGGGTTTTCTGTTCTTTATGTAGCGTTCAGCCAGTCAATGATCAGATCGACGATGAGATTTTCCTGATAGGCGATCAACCCGGTCTCGACCATGATCGCTGGCAATTGAGCGTCCCAAGGCACCGTCATTTCCGCTACCCTCCGGCGCTGATCTTCTGACAGAGCCACCTGTTTAACCGCCTTTTGATAGGTTTGGCAGTCAAAGCGCCACGGTTGAAAAAGGCTGGCACCGGAATAACCGGAGGCATTATAGCGGCGTTCCAGTTGGAGAGCGATTTCCAGCCCCTTGCCGTCGAAATCGCCGCTGTAAAAAAGCCGGCAGCCGGCATGGATCAGGCTGTCAAGCAACAGCAGGGCGGCCAGCGAAAGTTGGCCGCTCGTGCAGATCAAAGGCCCCTTATGTCTTCGCGAGGCGGGGGGCAAGTGGAGCCATCGATCCAAAAGGCCGGAGAAAACAGCCGGATTTTCAACAAGGTAGACAGGCTGGCCTTCCGGGACATCCCAGTGTTGTCCGCTGGTCAGCGTCGTCGGAATATGTCTTAGATTGCGAAGGGTCAAATTGAGCGGTTCGCCGGCGCCGGTGGCGGCTTCCATCAGCGGATGCAAGGGAGTTCCCCCCATTGCCGGCAGGCCGAAGACGGTCACAAAAGAAGAGATATCATCGCCATCGAGGCCCGCCGCGCGCAGCAACGCACGGTGGGCCTCTGCCGATTCAGAGGCATCGCCGGAGGAGTCGACGTCATCGAGCGATTCGCCTGGACGAAACAGATAGGCCAGGGCGGAACTGAAGAGCCGCCCCAGGGGGGTGGCTCGGTCAAAGGCGTGGGGATCGCCGGTGATCTGGGCGGCGAAGATGGGTAGGCGTTCCGCGGGCAGGGTGTGCGCCGAAGGTGATCGCCGATCGAGCCGAGCGATGGCGCGAGTGACGGCGAGCAACTGCGCTTCGGTGTCTGCGGGGTTTCCGTCAAAGGCGCTTTTTAAGATGCGGTAGCCGCCGGAACGCCGGTCAGCAACCGCATCGATCCATGCTTGCGCCGCCGGGGAGGCCTGCGCCTTGACTCGCTCGATCAGAGTTTGCCAGGCCTGGCGGTTCTTTTGGCGTCGCTGGGGACGAAGTTCCAACTGTTGCCCATAAAGGCTGTAGAGAACCTCTTCCAGGGTGATTTGCCACCGGCTCTGGCGCAGGGCCTGATCGATCTCGGTCATGCGAACAGAGACGGTGAAGGTGAGAACCTCTGGGGCGACTTGGGAAGAAACCGCGCCGGCAGGGCAATGGGGTGAGGCGATCTGCCGCCCGAAAAAACCGTTGAGGCAATCCAGTTGTTCGCCCGTTAGCTTGTCCAGGCGCAGGGAACCGCCGATTCGGCCGAGCGATTCAAAGCGGCGCCGGGCCGCCTCCAGGAGCGGCGGGAAGCCGGGCTGTCGGAGATAGCGGCAGAGATCGGGCGGAAGCGGGGCAAAGGCATCCATCGGTTAGGCTCCTTCCGGCAGAGGCAGGTCGGCCGGCTCATCACTGCTTTTCGCGGCGGCGCCATCCCATGGTTCGACAGAACCGCTCTCCAGATACCGTTTTTGGTGACCGTTCCAGTGATAATGGAACAAGGTCACATAGTTCACATCTTTCGGCCGGAAGATCTCATAGATCGACAGATCGGGCACCGTGTCATAACAGCCCCAGAGCACCTGGCTCGTCATCATGTAGTCAAAATCCATCTGGGTGAGCAGGTCAAACATATCGCGCACGTTTTCATCGTCCACGCCAGCGAAGGCTTCATCGAGGGAGATGATGTGCGGCGCTTCCGGGCGCACGTCGTTGTAGCGGGAATAGGTGGCGGCGAAGAGGGGAATGTACATGCTCATTGCTTTTTCGCCGCCGCTGAGCACATTGAAGCGCGAGTCGGTCAGTTCCCGGCGCGTCCCTTCCCCTTTCTCATAATAGAGGACGAAGCGGAACCACTTGCGGTAGTCGAGGAGTTGGTTCACCCAGTGGCGGAGGGAGTCTTTTTCTTCT of Heliomicrobium gestii contains these proteins:
- a CDS encoding BMP family ABC transporter substrate-binding protein — translated: MKFKTKTLAILLSLTLVLGLVLTGCGGQPTASQQPAGDNKAAGDKVKVAFVYVGPVGDAGYTYAHDQGRKYLEKEMPNVETSIVESVPEGADAERVLTELATKGNKIIFATSFGYMDYVIKVAQKFPDVTFLHCSGYKTAPNVGTYFGRIYQARYLSGLVAGKQSKSNVIGYVAAMPIPEVIRGINAFTLGVREANPNATVKVVWTNTWYDPAKEKDAAKSLLDAGADVIAQHQDTPAPMQAAEEKGKFGVGYNTDMSSFAPKAVLTGPVWNWGPYYVKTVKAVVDKTWKSEQYWGPMSDKVVDLAPYGPMVSDDAKALVAKKKESILKGEWDVFNGPIKDQSGQVKVPEGSKMTDKEMLEFNWFVQGVDGTIPK
- a CDS encoding ABC transporter ATP-binding protein; protein product: MDYMVEMIDITKRFPGVLANDRVSFAVRKGEIHALLGENGAGKSTLMNVLTGLYRPDGGEIRINGRPVELLSPRDAVSQGIGMVHQHFKLVKPFTVSENILLGLKGVRQVFDIRAINTQVAAASEKYGLQVDPTAQVWQLSVGEQQRVEILKILFRGADIIILDEPTAVLTPQEAVELYHTLRRMADEGKAIIVISHKLSEVLGNTDRITVLRGGRSVGTVNTAETNETELTRMMVGRTVILRTDKAPANRGEKILELGNVSALNDRGLPAIKSLSLDIYGGEILGIAGVAGNGQRELAEVVAGLRTIESGVKKIGIAEMTQATPKQMIEAGVSYIPEDRLGTGLAPNMNAVENYLLKGAGDTSPVIHWKKATEETEDIIKRFDVKIASLKDPVKMLSGGNLQKLLLGREISNNPRLIVAMYPMRGLDVGAMETIRNLLVAQRDAGVAVLLISEELEELFALSDRIAVLHGGEVMGVVDPREATIEAVGMMMAGERMNATADAEGAGGKVNGDAS
- a CDS encoding ABC transporter permease translates to MHPNTAEKQGFTGRFRFADWRFEKRANNSTTVLVLVPILSIVVGLLFSALFIAATGKEPLKVYALMLDGAFGSTYGISETVVKAIPLMLCSLAVSIAFRMQLWNIGAEGQLYMGAFGASWVALNHPDWPAFALLPAMAIVGMALGGLWGLLPAIPRAYMKVNETITTLLMNYIAILWVDYFVYGPWKDPNGFNFPITAPFSASAILPAFGTSRIHTGLLLALITAGILYFVLRHTRWGFEIRVSGESPSAARYAGMNHIKNILVVMFISGALAGLAGMTEVSGITQRLQHGISPGYGYSAIIIAWLARLHPWAIVFVSFIFGGLLVGGYSIQTSGFPAATVSMLQGAILFFVVGGEIFVNYRLRTGGKEER
- a CDS encoding ABC transporter permease, which produces METSMWVSLLATGVIAGTPILFAALGEILTERAGILNLGVEGMMLVGAVTGFLVTYSAQNEWAGLAMATIAGGLMAFIHAFLCITLRANQVVSGLALTIFGSGLSGYLGKNLIGVPLTHTFKPVPIPGLSEIPVIGEILFKHDLLVYFSYVLIALIWFFLFRTKAGLELRAVGENPAAADAAGLNVFATRYACVIAGGMLAGIAGAYLSLAYAPSWLENMTGGRGWIAVALVIFGMWNPVRAFFGSFFFGTIDVLGFTMQTLGIQIPSFFLKMLPYVFTIIVLIVVTRETKTRRVASPEALGLSYNREER
- a CDS encoding 5'-deoxyadenosine deaminase, producing MSSIVIKNAAIVTMNAQRDIVEGELWIRDGVIAAIRPGNAQAENPAAPERFPQQDLPIEPSFRADQVIDARGRLIIPGIIQGHIHLCQTLFRGQADDLELLDWLKLRIWPLEGAHDAESLYTSARLGIGEMFRCGTTAIIDMATVHHTESVFQAIVDSGMRALSGKCMMDWGQDVPATLMEKREASIRESVDLLEKWHGKGDGRLRYAFAPRFAVSCSEELLLEVGDQARRHGVMIHTHASENRGEIALVQEERKMRNVSYFDHLGMADENLILAHCIWLDEDELDLIERRRIKVAHCPSCNLKLGSGIAPIPEMRRRNIAVSIGADGAPCNNNLDPFTEMRTAALIQKALHGPTAMPAQQVFELATLGGAAVMGMADRIGSLEVGKRADLAMIDLHKLHCAPLEGADVYAQLVYQARGSDVVLTMVDGQIVYEEGKLTTIDETTLLRDASQAINRVARRAGIVR
- the yqeC gene encoding selenium cofactor biosynthesis protein YqeC, with protein sequence MRLSEALGIVSPTVLSVVGAGGKTSLLMALSDQWEAERIPYVLTTTTRMAYEQVEHLAPIVEEEFHSGLQKALSDLGRFGRAGWFRSVKDGKVQGIPPEWVDRLCDYRCSWHLLIEADGAAGRLLKAPAAHEPVVPMRSDVTVGVLHLDAIGCPLDTTIVHRPGLVRPIVGKPNGALIEPEDLAKLALHRKGIFQGAAGKKILLLSGGVTDPAGDTMQRQWTEAIVDRLWKDGNGRIERVIRTKGYGREMRVSRLYRQP
- a CDS encoding nucleotidyltransferase family protein, whose translation is MEEKCGYRAFTGNHDEGGNPVFSSLGIAVLAAGLSRRMGQPKLLLPFRRKPLLAHGLDRVRELPWGQRLAVIGEPKAALDELCAIRGFQALLNAQRAEGQATSVRLAATNLSADLTGYVFMPGDQPFIDPNLLVAMAETFDRRNDTKAIIVPRNRGSWRSPVLFGAGWRSDLAMLSGDQGGREIIRKHLDCVCAIDWADDRVFMDIDTWTEYESLCRESTNIEQ
- a CDS encoding TIGR02679 family protein, encoding MDAFAPLPPDLCRYLRQPGFPPLLEAARRRFESLGRIGGSLRLDKLTGEQLDCLNGFFGRQIASPHCPAGAVSSQVAPEVLTFTVSVRMTEIDQALRQSRWQITLEEVLYSLYGQQLELRPQRRQKNRQAWQTLIERVKAQASPAAQAWIDAVADRRSGGYRILKSAFDGNPADTEAQLLAVTRAIARLDRRSPSAHTLPAERLPIFAAQITGDPHAFDRATPLGRLFSSALAYLFRPGESLDDVDSSGDASESAEAHRALLRAAGLDGDDISSFVTVFGLPAMGGTPLHPLMEAATGAGEPLNLTLRNLRHIPTTLTSGQHWDVPEGQPVYLVENPAVFSGLLDRWLHLPPASRRHKGPLICTSGQLSLAALLLLDSLIHAGCRLFYSGDFDGKGLEIALQLERRYNASGYSGASLFQPWRFDCQTYQKAVKQVALSEDQRRRVAEMTVPWDAQLPAIMVETGLIAYQENLIVDLIIDWLNAT